One region of Sulfurisphaera ohwakuensis genomic DNA includes:
- the cas4a gene encoding type I-A CRISPR-associated protein Cas4/Csa1 yields MIWRQQLKRLHRIREMDPVPDELRGWHYYSPPVKPKAYLGLTMGEIAYDYCPTKRDVYVRRVLNQKGSERAQLVFGQSIHKVFSKALNDVRISYVLGKDPYQIVKESYLESEFCPQEISEYCRKVYGNLILFWSSWLAEAKAFYGGDSVGFLPWATEVRVDGSAIGLSDRLTVDALGEFTVVEVKSGKREEFHKLALAGYALAIESVLELPVDYGLLVYINGFPNDVEIRFESYYISPDMRREILDKRDEIIEMVLNGRDPGKPVKCPETCPFYEVCWK; encoded by the coding sequence ATGATCTGGAGACAGCAGCTGAAGAGATTACACAGGATTAGGGAGATGGATCCAGTACCAGACGAACTTAGGGGATGGCATTACTACTCTCCTCCAGTAAAGCCTAAAGCTTATTTAGGTTTAACAATGGGTGAAATTGCATATGACTATTGCCCTACAAAGAGAGATGTATACGTAAGGAGAGTATTAAACCAAAAGGGAAGTGAAAGGGCACAACTGGTTTTCGGTCAATCCATACATAAGGTCTTTAGTAAAGCTTTAAACGATGTTAGGATCTCTTACGTCCTCGGTAAGGACCCGTATCAGATTGTAAAAGAAAGCTACCTTGAATCAGAGTTTTGCCCACAAGAAATATCTGAATACTGTAGGAAAGTATACGGTAATTTAATCCTTTTCTGGTCCTCATGGCTCGCTGAGGCTAAAGCGTTTTATGGAGGCGACTCTGTTGGTTTCTTACCGTGGGCAACAGAAGTTAGAGTTGACGGTTCAGCCATTGGATTGTCTGATAGACTTACAGTGGACGCATTAGGTGAGTTTACCGTAGTTGAGGTTAAATCCGGAAAGAGGGAAGAGTTCCATAAACTCGCCTTAGCGGGTTATGCTTTAGCTATAGAATCAGTCCTAGAACTTCCGGTCGATTATGGGCTCCTTGTTTACATAAACGGTTTCCCTAATGACGTGGAGATAAGGTTTGAGAGTTATTACATATCTCCAGATATGAGGAGAGAAATTCTGGATAAAAGAGATGAGATCATAGAAATGGTTCTTAATGGCAGAGATCCGGGTAAGCCAGTAAAATGCCCAGAGACTTGTCCGTTTTACGAGGTGTGTTGGAAATGA
- the cas1 gene encoding CRISPR-associated endonuclease Cas1, whose amino-acid sequence MKSLEIADYGVKLSTKGKTFVISKKDGKKVNVSPAEVDQIVIMTSGVTVTSKAIRLALDHGIDIVFLDSRGNPFGRLFHSEPVKTVETRKAQYLAILKGEEEIPREIIKSKIKNQANHIKFWFKKLGIEGKDYKEIEGKDDDEATAARYYWHALGRIIPMKGRDPESTDPFNVSFNYAYAILYSNIQRVLQLVGLDPYAGFIHKDRSGKPSLVYDFSEMFKPVLVDYPLVSLYINGFIPNVKDGILDAESRKKIAEAVINAMNGKVKDEGGDVRTGIQAMRAYALKLASALRGEEKFKGFVKVW is encoded by the coding sequence ATGAAATCCTTAGAAATTGCTGATTACGGTGTTAAGCTCTCCACGAAAGGGAAAACTTTTGTAATTTCTAAAAAAGATGGGAAGAAGGTAAACGTTTCTCCTGCAGAAGTGGATCAAATAGTGATAATGACCTCTGGTGTTACTGTTACGTCTAAGGCAATAAGGTTAGCGTTAGATCACGGGATAGATATTGTCTTTCTAGACTCTAGAGGAAACCCTTTTGGTAGACTTTTTCATTCAGAACCCGTGAAGACGGTAGAAACAAGAAAAGCCCAGTATTTGGCAATACTTAAAGGTGAGGAAGAGATACCGAGAGAGATTATAAAATCTAAAATTAAGAACCAGGCTAATCACATTAAGTTCTGGTTTAAAAAGCTGGGTATTGAGGGAAAAGATTATAAAGAAATTGAGGGAAAAGACGATGATGAAGCTACAGCAGCTAGGTACTATTGGCATGCCTTAGGCAGAATAATACCAATGAAAGGTAGAGACCCAGAAAGTACTGATCCATTTAACGTATCCTTTAATTACGCATATGCAATCCTATACTCAAACATACAAAGAGTTTTGCAACTAGTAGGATTAGACCCTTATGCGGGGTTTATTCACAAAGATAGAAGCGGAAAGCCCAGTCTTGTATACGACTTTTCTGAGATGTTTAAGCCAGTGCTTGTTGATTACCCGTTAGTCTCTCTCTATATTAACGGTTTTATACCTAACGTTAAAGATGGTATACTTGATGCTGAGAGTAGAAAGAAGATAGCTGAGGCTGTGATAAATGCTATGAACGGTAAGGTTAAGGATGAAGGAGGAGATGTAAGGACTGGGATTCAGGCAATGAGGGCATATGCGTTAAAGCTTGCTTCAGCATTAAGGGGTGAGGAAAAGTTTAAGGGATTCGTGAAGGTGTGGTGA
- the cas2 gene encoding CRISPR-associated endonuclease Cas2, whose amino-acid sequence MWVIVVYDISDDEKRNKIAKELQRLGLSRIQRSAFVGDLDSQRFKDLVRIMGKLVTGKDDILHIIPLGLRDWERRVVINGDSVRRETVSLL is encoded by the coding sequence ATGTGGGTCATTGTAGTTTACGATATTTCAGATGATGAAAAGAGGAATAAGATCGCTAAAGAACTACAGAGGCTCGGATTAAGCAGGATACAGAGGAGTGCATTTGTAGGAGATCTCGACTCTCAGCGGTTTAAGGATTTAGTTAGAATTATGGGTAAGCTAGTTACCGGAAAGGATGATATACTTCATATAATACCTTTAGGATTGAGAGATTGGGAAAGGAGAGTGGTTATAAATGGTGACAGTGTCAGACGTGAAACAGTATCACTTCTGTAA